Proteins co-encoded in one Daphnia carinata strain CSIRO-1 chromosome 3, CSIRO_AGI_Dcar_HiC_V3, whole genome shotgun sequence genomic window:
- the LOC130693204 gene encoding poly(U)-binding-splicing factor PUF60-like: MPHKHKKAKLDLGAKQSQSAPDSEVKTTPELQEVTETQIRIPHDEGLPVQAIFRRLHVSGFKGISSEKEIRQIFRPFGHIETIDLLFNRFAYVQFELVDAAQLAMKQLNGIVAEVGKLAVQWAHNDVHLEPALNRMIQASKQWNGIYIASVDPDKTEADLRSVFVAFGTIRFCQLYRGSNPENVEGYAFVEYNSSNSAHDAIAAMNNAIFGKFNLRIGHAITRPYAPKVKIYF; encoded by the exons ATGCCTCATAAAcacaaaaag GCTAAATTGGATTTAGGCGCCAAGCAATCGCAATCTGCTCCAGATAGTGAAGTTAAAACCACTCCAGAGCTTCAAGAGGTCACTG AGACACAAATCCGAATCCCACACGATGAG GGCCTCCCAGTCCAGGCTATTTTTAGAAG GTTGCATGTTAGTGGATTCAAAGGTATATcgagtgaaaaagaaattcggcaGATTTTTCGTCCATTTGGCCATATTGAAACAATTGATCTGCTGTTCAATCGATTTGCCTACGTTCAGTTTGAACTCGTTGATGCCGCGCAACTGGCTATGAAACAGTTGAATGGCATAGTGGCTGAAGTAGGAAAACTAGCG GTGCAGTGGGCACACAATGATGTACATTTAGAGCCAGCTCTTAATCGGATGATCCAAGCATCGAAGCAGTGGAATGGTATTTACATCGCCTCAGTGGATCCTGATAAAACAGAAGCAGATTTACGAAG tgTTTTTGTTGCATTTGGCACGATTAGATTCTGTCAGTTATATCGGGGTTCCAATCCAGAGAATGTCGAGGGATACGCTTTCGTAGAATATAATTCCAGCAACTCAGCGCATGATGCCATCGCCGCAATGAACAATGCAATATTTGGAAAATTCAACCTGCGAATCGGTCATGCCATAACCCGTCCATATGCACCCAAggtaaaaatatatttttag
- the LOC130693078 gene encoding carbonic anhydrase 2-like produces MPVLFHAALADDAMAAAEGLDLSPIEILSQNAVRKNFPELKFWGYDSNVPLVVHNDGHSVKLSADNEKLDSVPYITGGSLDGRYKLLQLHFHWGCDANGSEHTIDGVKFAAEMHIVHQNQVFDSLQEAKSHRNGFAILTVMLKVQETENAILHPVIEGCRLLKGQSKEILLPSPLELFLPGSETRNCFFTYFGSLTTPPYNEVVTWIILKEPVGISLKQLEAFRTLQGIDGQLVLQNCSSSKNLNNRKVFSSF; encoded by the exons ATGCCAGTACTGTTTCATGCGGCATTGGCAGATGATGCCATGGCGGCAGCTGAGGGGCTTGACCTGTCACCAATAGAAATTCTTTCACAAAATGCTGTTCGTaaaaatttccctgaacttaAATTCTGGGGCTACGATTCCAATGTCCCGCTAGTGGTACATAATGATGGTCATTCTG TGAAACTCTCGGCTGATAATGAAAAATTGGACTCTGTACCTTACATAACTGGTGGATCCCTTGATGGTCGATATAAGTTACTTCAACTCCATTTCCACTGGGGATGTGATGCAAACGGAAGTGAACATACTATAGACGGCGTGAAATTTGCGGCAGAAATGCATATTGTTCACCAGAATCAGGTTTTTGACTCCCTCCAAGAAGCAAAGAGCCATCGTAATGGATTCGCTATTCTAACTGTAATGCTAAAG gTTCAAGAAACCGAGAATGCCATTCTGCACCCTGTGATAGAAGGATGTCGTCTACTGAAAGGTCAATCCAAGGAAATTCTTTTGCCTTCCCCACTCGAATTATTCCTTCCTGGCTCTGAAACTCGTAATTGTTTCTTTACCTATTTTGGATCGCTGACAACACCTCCCTACAACGAAGTTGTAACATGGATCATTTTAAAAGAGCCCGTAGGAATATCTCTGAAGCAACTTGAGGCGTTCAGAACTCTTCAAGGGATTGATGGTCAGCTTGTGTTACAAAACTGCTCTTCTTCCAAAAACTTAAACAACCGAAAGGTATTTTCATCCTTTTAG